Within Armatimonadia bacterium, the genomic segment GGACATCACCGGCTTTCGGTGAACCATGGACACTCTGGAGCAGAAACTGGCGAAGCTGGAACACCTGCTGTCTGACCTGGACGGCCTGGTGGTGGCCTTCTCGGGTGGCGTGGACAGCACCTTGCTGCTGGCAGTCGCAGCCCGAGTGCTGGGCGACCGGGTTGTGGCCGGGACTATCCGCTCACCCTTGAACCCGGCCGGCGAGCTTGAGCTTGCCGAGCGCACCGCGAGGCAACTCGGGGTGAAGCACGTGGTCGTCGATGCCAATCCCCTGGAGGATGACCGCGTCGCGTCGAACCCGCCGGACCGCTGCTACTGGTGCAAGCTTGGGGTCTTCGGTCACCTGCGGAAGCTGGCCGAAGCGGAGGGGATCGCCCACATCGCCCACGGCGAACACGTCGGTGACAGGGGCGACTACAGACCGGGCCACCGTGCCGCCGCTGAGCTGGGCATCCTGGCACCTCTGGCTGAGGCCGAACTGGACAAGGGCGACCTTCGTGAGCTTTCGCGCCGCCTGGGTCTCGAGGGCTGGCAGCGTCCGTCTATGGCGTGTCTGGCCTCCCGTATCCCCTATGGCGAGCGACTTACCGACGGGAACCTGCAGCAAGTCTCCAGAGCCGAGGAGAGCCTGAGAGCCCTGGGGCT encodes:
- the larE gene encoding ATP-dependent sacrificial sulfur transferase LarE; the encoded protein is MDTLEQKLAKLEHLLSDLDGLVVAFSGGVDSTLLLAVAARVLGDRVVAGTIRSPLNPAGELELAERTARQLGVKHVVVDANPLEDDRVASNPPDRCYWCKLGVFGHLRKLAEAEGIAHIAHGEHVGDRGDYRPGHRAAAELGILAPLAEAELDKGDLRELSRRLGLEGWQRPSMACLASRIPYGERLTDGNLQQVSRAEESLRALGLTQVRVRHHGDVARVEMLPEDLSRLADSGWRQEVVDRVKQAGYLYVTADLGGFRSGSMNEPLLGKGRPQP